One region of Armigeres subalbatus isolate Guangzhou_Male chromosome 3, GZ_Asu_2, whole genome shotgun sequence genomic DNA includes:
- the LOC134227519 gene encoding adrenodoxin-like protein 2, mitochondrial, producing MFIPLLSLTFNRVSFFSSLRVEVTFVRASGDRIKAKGKVGDSLLDVIVNNQIDLEGFGACEGTLTCSTCHLIFSQADYDALPEKPGDEELDMLDLAYELTDTSRLGCQIVLSKEMQGLEVRVPATINDARS from the coding sequence atgttcataccattattGTCGCTCACATTTAATCGTGTTTCATTTTTTTCCTCCCTCAGGGTTGAGGTCACATTTGTGCGAGCCAGTGGAGACCGGATAAAAGCCAAGGGCAAGGTCGGCGATTCGCTGCTCGATGTGATTGTCAACAATCAGATCGACCTGGAGGGCTTCGGGGCGTGCGAGGGCACGTTGACCTGTTCCACTTGCCATCTGATCTTCTCGCAGGCCGATTACGATGCACTGCCGGAGAAACCGGGCGATGAGGAGCTGGACATGCTGGACCTGGCCTACGAGCTGACCGATACTTCCCGGCTCGGGTGTCAGATCGTGCTGTCGAAGGAAATGCAGGGATTGGAAGTGCGGGTGCCTGCCACTATCAACGACGCAAGAAGTTAA